In Gossypium arboreum isolate Shixiya-1 chromosome 3, ASM2569848v2, whole genome shotgun sequence, the sequence GAAGCTGCAAGCAAGGTTTGATTATTTTGGATTCCCAGGTTCTAGTCCTAGCAAtgactgtatcaaaataaaaataaaaataaggttGAAATTTAGTAAactatctctttttcttttttttttttttaattatggtTTACCAAGTCCAATCACTTcttcttctttatttatttatttatcttggGAGCTCAACACTTGTTAGTCAACCAGATCCTTTAATATATCGATAGACGAGCAGCCAAGCAAAGGCAAGACAAACAAGGATATACTTAGCCAGCAAAACAAGAATATACTCATTCGAGGTTCAAAGTCTTATATTTCTTTGTTCTTAAAATTCAAATTTAGTTTGTATTAATTATGAAAATCGATGGTAGAAGGGACGTGATCCGTTAAGTTTTCAACATAACCAATGACGATAATTGCTCAAGGGAGTTACCAGCTGTATTTGGGCCGAATTTATTGTAACCCATCCATCCCCATCAAACAGACGATTAAAAAAGCAACGAGTAACGACAGGGAAGCAAAAGGACCACAAATGTGTTGGAATTTTCCaaagtgtgttttttttttccttctcccATAAAAGTCGAAATCCAAGTGGCGGACCGTGTTTGTAGTGTGACCACTAAATATCCCCCACAACACTTTGTCATGTTTAGACAAcagaaagaaaataaatgaatCCGAGACACGTAAAACACTAGTCCAATTTACCTTTTCTTGATGAAAATTCAAAATGTTGGACGGTTTCAAAGCGAATTGGGAATCCTAAAGAACAAAAATTAAAGATAGTTATGATATAAGCCATGGATGAAGGTGCAGATAATGGTTTTAATCATTCTCAAACCAAGATGTCCATGACAACTAAAACGCCTCTGTCGGCTATAGCGAAGGCGTTTGAGGAGCTGTCGGGATTCTTGGGATCTCAGACTAAGGATCAAAAACTCCGGTTGGATAATTTCTGTGAAGCATGTTCTCTGGTTTCTGTTCTTTTTAGCTGCCTCGGCCTCGCCTTCAAATTCGCCGAGATGGAGTACGTCGCCAAGGTTCATTGCCTTTACATTGCTAGAAACTGGAATCATGTTTCTTTAGGCTGTCAGGAATTGCATTGAGAAACCTTATTATATGTATAATTGATGCCAATCAATCAATGTAAACTTAAAAAATGCAGATAGCGTATAGACAGATTTTCTGATGTTGTTAACATCCATATACAATACAGCATTTCGTCAAGGCCTATTTTCTTTTGGTTTGCATTTGTTTTTATACAAATTCTCAATGCCGTGATGTAATGAAATGATTAATGCTTTGATAAGGTACATGATCTTGTGGAAGCATCCAAGACGTATGCCACTTTAGAAAATGTACTTGATCGTGATGTTGCTAATGACACGGTGAAAAAACCAGGAAGCCATTCGCGTAATCTGCGGCGAGTTAGACAGGGTCTTGACCTCATCCGGGCTTTATTTGAAGAATTTCTGTCAACCGAGTATGTTTCGTCcttccatcttttctttttctcttgatTTTAAGAGAAATTTATAGTATTTACAAGTTATGTAACGTGTGATATGCCTGTGACCCTTTTTTACTATGGCAAAGTTCTAAAAATGACACCTGAAACCGAGATTAGGAGACTAAAGGCAGAGGCTTTAGACCATAATCAACATGGGattagctgaaaattttgttTTCCTCTGTTTCCTTGATAAAATACACACTAGAATGCACATATGGAATGTAACTCTCCTTTTTCATGTCACCATTTTATGCTTCAACTtccttattattatttatttggttCCAAATTGTAGTGATTACTATTTGAAGGATGCAGCTTCAACAGCTTATTCTCAAGTGTGTGCACCATACCACACATGGGCAGTCAGGACTGCGGTTTCTGCTGGAATGTATACTCTTCCAACAAGGGAAGAACTTTTACAGAAGCTCAATGAAACAGGTGAGTTTCTATATGTTGAGGAGAGAGCAACATAGCATATGGAATGGATGCTTAATATCTTTCGCAAAATAACTTTGATCATCATCATGTATTCTCTTCTTTTCCTTGTACTTTTTaatctttatatatttatatatatatctatatatatatatatatgtgtgtgtatgcAGATCATACAGCAGAGAAGAAAATGAGAAGGTACATCGAAGCATCGCGCCCAGTAATAGCATACATTGATAAGCTTTATAGTTCTAGGAAGATCGCCTTGGACTGGTGACTAATATTATCAACTGGGCAGAGTGTCAGAGAAGAATATCCATGGATATTTTATTCAACCAGCAACATATActactttattataattaatatatatacataaatttgTTCTACAATATGTTATTTTGCTCTAGCTAGTTGCTATTTTGCATCTTAGATTTTGTGCAGCAACAAAACAACAGTCTATGACATATactatattattaattagtttcactTTTTTAATTGTGTGTACTCatataagaaatcaaaagaaaACTCAGATATTGTTTCCAGATAAACAACTCCGCATtccaaatattattaattaattagctatGTTCAAAGAATTACTATAGGATCGCACGTAGCACTTAACAGCAACAATAGCTATGTTGATTGCAGAAAAAAAAAACTGTTCTTTGCCTTTTTAGATTTGTCTCTGCAGGTTTTCTTTATTATGGATATTATTATAAGAAAAAAGCataaaatttagtttttttattttctagAGGGTGGAAAAGGTGAAGGTCCGCACTCAAGTGTAAGCAGAGGTCTCTGTGCTGAGAGTTTAGGAGTTGGTTAAAAAGCCCATAAACTacttttaaaacatttggaaACATCATTTCTCTAAGTTTTAAAGTTAGTTTATTTGTTGACGGGGAACTTATATAAAGTGACAAGGGGTTTTAGCGAATTAACGTAACTATGTGGCACAGTATAGGGCaatataattttgaattaaaaatcCTAACTGTTTGATTCTCATGTAATGGAGCAACCACCATATATGGAGGAGAACTTGAACGAGTTCATCACCTCCTCGAAATTCGCTGCCACTATGGAAACGAAACACGACACGAAGGGAAACAACAAAACTTGGCATCCAATATATCGTGGTGTTCGGAAGCGACGATGGGGCAAATGACTGTCGAAGATCAAAGAGCCTCGAAAGCGATGCATTTAGTAGTAGCTTTGTCGAAGAAAATTCAAGTATCATCAGACAACAATGCACACGGGGGTGACGATTTCTGGAGTGAAATAGAATTGCCAGAATTGATGAATAATGACAGTTGCCAATGGAATTCTTGTGGGTGGGTGTTTGTCGGCGATTCATCGTGGCTTGATGGAGAAACCCAAACACAACAACACTTCCTAGCATGTCTCTAATGTGTACGGGTCCTCGTTGCcttataaaaacaaaaaaggtAAGTGCTAAGTTAATGATGTGGCGTAGTAAAGGGACATGTGGTTACTTAAGTTATACGTCATGGAGCTAGAATTTTAATTTGGTAAAtcgtgcggccttaggcgatttCTTAAGTACAAATCCACCTAAGTTAGCCTTACTTTCAAAAAATGATAATTCTTGTAGAAATTCTTTAAGTCACCAAAACAAAAGCAAAGGAACTCAAAACGAAAAAGCAATGAAAGAACAAAAAATACCACAATAAAGTAACGCATacaaggtatttgagtaaatgctctcaatattATTCAATTACTATGAAGGATCACAACTGGGTATCCTAGGATGATTACAAATGAGGGGGAAGACATCTATTTCAAGTTGAACACCCTCTAAAACAACGGTACATATTGAGTTATATCGACGATCAAAATTAGGGTCTATCTACAATTTAGATTCTTAAAAGATTGACTTAATCCTTTAAGATtacaaaataaaatcttttaagaTATTACAAATTCTAATATAAGTTTCCATATTTACCATGGCAACCCTCATTTCTCTTTGTGCTTTATTGGGCCACCAATGCTTTAAGTAGATGAGCTTCTCTACATGTTCCATGAATCAGGTCAATTCAAGTGGATCGAATGAGCTCCATTTCATCAATTGACCTCCATGGGACTTTCTGCACGTATTCATCCGAGCTTTTACCCATAGCCCGAGACATTCTCCCCGACCTATTCTCATAATGTCCTTGCTGCATCCTCGAAATGACACTGGTTTGGATAGC encodes:
- the LOC108472982 gene encoding ACD11 homolog protein, whose product is MDEGADNGFNHSQTKMSMTTKTPLSAIAKAFEELSGFLGSQTKDQKLRLDNFCEACSLVSVLFSCLGLAFKFAEMEYVAKVHDLVEASKTYATLENVLDRDVANDTVKKPGSHSRNLRRVRQGLDLIRALFEEFLSTDDYYLKDAASTAYSQVCAPYHTWAVRTAVSAGMYTLPTREELLQKLNETDHTAEKKMRRYIEASRPVIAYIDKLYSSRKIALDW